The Candidatus Zixiibacteriota bacterium sequence GTTTTCACGCATGAACTGGTGCGACATCGTCTCATGTCTCCTTCGCAGGAGTCGCAGCGATATGTCGAATACGGCAAAGTGCGGGAATTTGATGTCGTCGTGCCGCCGACCATTGAACAATCGGGCTACAAAGACCGATACTTAGAATTAGCGGCGCAATGCGAGCAGTTTTATTCGGAGATGGTTAAAGCCGGCGTGCCCAAGGAAGATGCCCGCTATATTTTGCCCAACGGCACTACTTCTGAGATTGTCATCTCGGCAAATTTCCGGGAATATCGGCATATTTTTGAAGTCCGCTGCAATCCGCGGGCGCACTGGGAGATAAGAAAAATCTGTATGATTATGCTGGAAGTTATGAAAAAAGAGGCTCCTATCGTGTTTGGTGATTTTCAAATCGACAGAGAAACCAATTCCGCAACCTTGATTGAATCTTAGGAGGTCGTCATGGAAGATGACAAAGATTACCAGCTGAGCGAAAATTCCATCAAAGTTCTTGAACGGCGCTATCTCAAGAAAGATGACCAGGGACGTGTGGTGGAGACTCCCGAAGAGCTCTTCCGCCGCGTGGCAAAAGCCATCGCCGAGCCGGATAAGAAATTCGGCGCCACTCCGGAACAGGTGCAGGAGATTGAAGATAAGTTTTACAACTTGATGTATCGTCTCGAATTCATGCCGAATTCGCCGACCCTTATGAACGCCGGTCGCCCGCTCGGGCAACTCTCCGCCTGTTTTGTTTTGCCGGTCGATGATTCGATGGAATCTATCTTTGACGCCGTCAAGCATACCGCCCTGATTCACAAGTCGGGGGGAGGCACCGGATTTTCCTTTTCCCGCCTTCGTCCCCGGCATGCCATGGTCGCCTCCACTTCCGGAGTTGCTTCCGGTCCCATCTCTTTTATGCGGGTTATCAACTCCGCCACCGAGGCGGTGAAACAGGGGGGAACCCGCCGGGGTGCCAATATGGGTATCCTCCGCGTCGACCACCCGGATATTCTTGAATTCATCTCTTGCAAGGACGACCTGTCGGAACTGACCAATTTCAATATTTCTGTCGCCATTACCGACGCCTTCATGCGCGCCGTGGAAGCGGGCGGCAAATATGAACTGATTGACCCCCGTACCGGGTCCGTTTACGCCAAAGAGGGCAAGCCGGTCTATCTCGACGCCCGCGAAGTTTTCAACAAGATTATCGAGCATGCCCATCGCACCGGCGAACCGGGATTGATGTATCTCGACCGGATGAACGAAGGAAATCCGGTCACCCGGGTGGCTCTCTACGAGTCAACCAATCCCTGTGGCGAGCAGCCGCTCCTTCCATACGAAAGCTGCAACCTCGGTTCTTTGAATCTGAGCAAAATGGTCCGCGCGGTGGTTGATTTCAATTCGCCTCACGCCCTTTCTCGCTATGAAATCGACTGGGAGAAACTTGACCGCACGGTGCGCCTCTGCGTCCATTTCCTTGACAATGTTATCGAAGCCAACAAATACCCCCTTCCCGAAATCGATTTCAACACCAAAGAAAATCGCAAAATCGGTCTCGGTCTGATGGGCTGGGCCGATATGCTAATCATGCTCGGCATCCCCTACAGCTCCCAGCAGGCGCTTGACCTTGCCGAACGGCTGATGTCCCGCGTCCAGAATGTCAGTCATGATGAATCGCAACGGCTCGCCGAGACCCGCGGCGTTTTTCCCAACTGGGAGAAATCGTTCTTTTACCGCGACGGACAGGGTCCGCGGATGCGCAATTCCACCGTCACGACTATTGCCCCCACCGGCACTATTTCAATTATTGCCGGATGCTCCTCCGGTATCGAACCGATCTTTGCCGTCTCCTATGTCAGGACCGTGATGGACAAGACCCGCCTCATCGAAGTCAATCCTCTCTTTGAAGCGGTCGCCCGTTCCCGCGGATTCTATTCGCCGGAATTGATGGAGCGAATTGCCCAGACTAACTCAATTGCCTCGTTCAGTGAAATCCCCGATGACGTCAAGCGCGTTTTTGTCACCGCTCACGATGTCTCTCCGGAATGGCATGTCCGAATGCAGGCCGCCTTCCAGAAATATACCGATAACGCCGTTTCCAAGACTATCAATCTCCCCAAGGATGCCACCCCGGAAGATGTCCGCACCGCTTATCTGCTGGCTTACAAACTCGGCTGTAAAGGAATCACGATTTATCGTGACGGCAGCCGGGCCGACCAGGTTCTTTCTACCGGTCATACCCAGACCGCCGGCAAAACGACATCAGTACCGGTGGCGACTACCATTCAGGACCGCCCCGAAGTTCTTCAGGGGGTCACCCAGAAAATCAAAACCGGTTATGGAAATCTTTATATCACCGTCAATATGTACGAAGGGAAACCTTTTGAGGTTTTCGCCCAGATTGGGAAATCCGGTTATTCTACCATGGCCGATACCGAGGCTATCTGCCGCCTGATTTCGCTCGCCTTTCGTTCCGGAATACCGGTGGAGAGAGTCGTGGAGCAACTGCGCGGTATTGGCGGTGGCCAGCCGGTCTTCGGAAGCGGCGGATTAATCTCATCCATCCCGGACGCTATCGCTCAGGTCTTGCATAAACTTTTTGGCAACGGCGCCAAACTGGAAAAAGAAAAAGACCTCACCGAAGAGTTCTGCCCCGATTGCGCCTCCCGTATCGAGCATGAGGGGGGATGTCTCGTCTGCCACGCCTGTGGTTATTCAAAATGCTGATTCTGCCGATATATCTTCGGGGGAGTATATGCGATTATACTCCCCGAAGAAATTATGGCACAAGCTGACTTCATACCGGCGGGAAGAACCTCCCGCATCGTCAAAGGCGCGGTCGAACTGCAGATTCAGACCGAGTATGCATATCGACCAAACCCCCGTTTAACGACGTCTATTTTTTCCAAGGGTCAGGTTCTTCATAAAATCGAAAAGGACCTGGCGGCGCCAATTGCCTCAATGGAAGAAAAACTGAAAGTCGAGGGGCTTCTGCGCAAACAGCATATGGAAGTGATGGAGATTCTCAATGACGGTCAGTTTGTCAATCGCATCATGCAGCAGATTTCCCCGTCGACACCGCCGTCCGGCGTCAAGATTGCCCGCGCCCCCGAGCCGCCCCGAAAAACCGCTCCTGAGGATACGCCGACCGCGGTCGAAACAACGCCGCTTCGCCCCAAGGTATCGCTCCTCAACCGCTTCTCAGAAATTGAAGGAGTGGAGAAAATCTATCGCATTGACCCGGATGGCAATTTTGATTCTGATGCCGTCTCTTCCGACCTCAAAAAAAAATATGCTCCGATTTTCAAGGGGCTGCGCGAATTGCTCGATATTTTCCGCGACCTGCCCGGCGGACGCAAAGAGGAAGGCGTTTATGTCATCGAGCATAACCGACTTTATCTGATTTCTTCCGGATTCGAATTTTACTTTGTGCTTACCCGCCGGCAGAAAGCAGCCAAAAACTACGAAGCCGAATTTCATCGCCTTATCTTGGAACAATTCAGTTAATATATTTCGCCATCCCCGCTTTCGCGTCGAAATCCAGCACAATACTCTCCCGCCCTCGCGGTGACCGGCAATCTCAATTCAGGGGGAAGAAAGAAAAAAAGAATGGAGAGGGCAAATAGCTTTGAAAAAACTCCTCAATTCCTTACGGTAAAGGGTTTTTACAGCCGCTTCCGGTATTTTGCTTTCGCTACCCAGCCAGAGGCGGGGGTCACGGCGTGCGCGCAACCATGAAGAGACAACCTTCATTATTGAGTTGTTAGAGATTTTTCAAAAATCAACCCTCTCCAACTCATTTGTCAGCGGCAATGTACCGACTTCAAATTTCTTACGCAACTACTTTTTCAAAATATTGCAAAAAAATTAGATTTCATTTATCATCTTCATTAGATATTTTCGGAAACAGAAAGTGAAATATTAAATGATTTATTCGCTGGGCATCGATATTATTCAAACCGACCGGGTAAAGAAGGCTCTTGAAACCTGGGGCGGAAAATTCGCCGACAAAATTCTGGGCGAGGAAGAGATGGAAATATTTTCCGCCAAATTTAACAAGGTGCAATTTCTTGCGGGACGATTCGCCGCCAAAGAGGCCGTCATCAAATGCCTCGGCGCCTTCTTTGATGAGCGGGTCTCCTTCAGACAGATTCAGATTCTCAATGACCTCTACGGAAAACCGTATGTGCATCTCGATGACCCGATTCGGGAGCGAATACTGGACAAAGAAGTCAAGATATCCATCACGCACGAACGTCAAATGGCTGCCGCCGTCGCCATCATCACAGGAGACTGAAATGGACGAAAATAAAGTTCTTGAAATTTTCAAAGAGTCTGATGCCCTGCTGGAGGGTCATTTCAAACTGACTTCCGGCAAGCATAGCGATATCTACTACGAAAAATTCATGATTCTCAAACGCCCCCGTCTGTGCGAAAAAGTCTGTGCCGCCCTGGCGCAGAAATTTGCCAAGGACAATGTCGAACTGGTGGTCGGTCCCACTACCGGCGGCGTCATTATCGCTTATGAAGTCGCCCGATGTCTCGGGGTTGATGCCATCTACGCCGAGCCGGCCGAAGCGGGGAAAGGGCGGATTTTCAAACGGGGATTCCATATTGATGAAGGGACGCGCGTTTTAATTGTCGATGACGTCCTCACCACCGGAACCTCTATCGTTGAAGTCATTAATCTTGTCGGTTCCTATAAGGCGAACATAGTCGGGATTGGACTTTTTCTTGACCGCTCCGGCGGCAAGATAAAATTCGATTACCCTCTGGAACCTCTCGCCACCGTCGCCGCCAACGCCTGGGAACCGGAGGTCTGTCCTCTCTGCAAGAAAGGAATCCCGCTTACCCAACGGGGGAGCCGGAAATTCCAGAAGGCGTAGGTTATTCTGCTTTCCGTCGTTAGTTGCTTCATCTGACGGGCTAAGTCATTCCCGGCTTGCCCGGAATCGATATCAAAATTCTATTAGTAAATTCCCCCGGCCGATATTGGTAGAGTGTTGCAATCCGGATAGAAATTGTGTAGATTTTATTCGGCAACTTACAGCGCTATGCGTAGCAAATATAGTTCTGGAGGGTACTATGAAATTGCCATTTCGACTCAGTCTCCTAATCGCCCTTGTCATTGCCGTGCCGTCGTCGAGTATTCAAGCCGGCCCGGATAAGAATCCGTGGAGAGCAGAAATCTCCGTTCGCTCTACGGTCGGTACCTGGGAAATCGCCTTCGAGCGCCAGCCATACTATGGTGATGTCGAAGGATATTTGTACGACAAACTCCATACTCGAACATCGAAAATTGGCATTACCTACGGACCGCGAGCGAAAATATATTATGGATCACTTTTTCTCTCGGCCGAAGTCGAGTTTGGTGAATTCCGTTATCATGGCGCGGGGAGCAGTAACATGCAAACCGCAAATTTCGAGTTTGGTTGGGCCGAATTATCGGATAAGAGCGCAAATATACATCTATTCTTGGCCTATCGCTGGTTTCGGGCTGACGTCGATTCCTTGAATCCGCTGATAAGAGACCATTCGGTTAATAGCATCGGCTTGGGCCTTGCTTTCGGCGCCCCAAGGGCATCCTCTTTTCGCTGGAGTATTGAGGGCACCGTAATTCCGCTTTCGCTTTTGCCGAGTCTGTTTGACTGGGATAGAATTTCCGGATCTGATATGGCAATGTCCGTGGCCGCCATAATCGGTTACAAGTCGAATCGCTCCCGCTTGTTCATTGACCTCGGGTATCACTTCTCGATTTTTGATGGCATCCTGGAAGCGCGCGAAAAAGTAGAATACAACAGCATATTGTCCGTTCGTCACGGCGTTCTCCTGCGAGCCGGTTATTAAGAATTCGTCGGATTATTCTGTGCCGCTCTGCCTATAGCGGAATCCAAATCTGTCCGGTTCATTGGGCGACATTTGCGACTTAAGTTTCGACATCTTCTTCTGCGGGGCATGTGCCCCGCGCTCGTGCCAAATCTGTTCCGCCCTGTGGAATAAATACCCTTGTAAATATTGAATCCACCATTGCTGGTGGATTCTGGCAGGAGCCCGCCGCAGGCGGGGACCCTGCTCTACTAAAGATATTTCCCCAGAAAGCGTCGTCAGGAGTCCCTCCTGACGAAATCTTCTCAGCTTTCAGCCCCTTCAGGTCGAATCCCGCGCGCATTCGAAATTTGAAAACGTCTACATTCTGTAGATTATCTTACTCGTTGACCGCCCCCTCTGAAGTGCAATCCGCTTAACTTTCCCGCCGTATGATTTCACAAACTCCGCCCCGACAATTTCGGAAACCTTATAGTCCGCCCCCTTCACCAGAATGTCAGGTCGAATCATTCTTATCAGCCGCTCCGGTGTTTCTTCGGAGAAAAGCACCACATAATCGACTGGCTTGAGGGCATCCAGTATCCGCGCCCGGTCTTTCTCGTTTTGAATCGGACGGTTCTTCCCCTTGAATTTCCGCACCGAGGAATCGGTGTTAAGTCCAACAATCAGAATATCGCCGAGCCGTTTCGCCTTGGTGAGGTAATCGACATGTCCGTAATGCAGAATATCAAAGACGCCGTTGGTGAAGACAATTCTCTTGCCGGACCGGCGGAGGGCAGCCAGAATTGATTTTAGTTTTGTTCTTGGGATTATCATTCTATCGTTCTCACTTGACTTTGCCGAAACCGTTGATTTTGAGTCTTCGTTCTGGGTTCCCCCGCCAGGTGGAGCATACCGACCGTGGTCGGGAATGCCAATAAGGCGACCATTCGGTCACCGGGCTTCATCATCCTCCATTCGCAAAATTCCGCTTCAGTTCATCCACCAGTTTCGGAAGCGCCACCGTCGCCGTCCCCAGTTCCCCTACCACAATGCCGGCGGCGCAGTTCGATATCACAGCCGCTTCTTTCAGGCTCGCTCCCGCCGCCACCGCCGAAACAAAGGCCGAAATCACCGTGTCGCCGGCGCCGGTGACATCAAAAACCTTTTTCGCCACGGTCGGGAAATGGTCCGCCTCCCCGGACGATTGGAACAGCGACATCCCTTTCTCCCCGCGGGTAATCAGCAGAGAATCGGCTTTCAGCTTATCCAGCAACGCCTGTGCTACCGTCTGCAGGTCATCATCAGTCTTGATTCTTCTCCCGGCGGCGAATCCGGCTTCGTGATGATTCGGCGTGATGACCGAAACATTCTTGTAATTGAAGAAATGCGTCTCTTTCGGGTCAACGGCGACAAAAATATTTCTTTCGCGGCAGAACGGTATCAACTTCTCCAGAAGCGACGCCGTAATCACCCCTTTGCCGTAGTCGGAGATTATCACTGCCGCGATTTTTTCCGCGACCGCCTGCACCCGATTCAGTATCTGCCTCTCGGTGTCGCTGGAAATTTCAAAAGTATCCTCCCGGTCGGCGCGAACTACCTGCTGCGAATGAGCGATGATTCGTGTCTTGATAGTGGTGCGCCGCTCGCCATTGTCGATTAAATACTCCCGCGAGATATCTCGCTCTTTAAGAAGTTGCGAGAGCTTAATGGCGGCATCATCTTCGCCGATTACGCCAACCAGAATCGGCTCATCGCCGAGGGCGCGAATATTATTGGCGACATTGGCGGCGCCGCCGAGACGCAGCTGCTCATTGTTGATTTCAACCACCGGAACCGGGGCTTCGGGTGAAATCCGGCTGACCACGCCGTGAAGATATTCATCGAGCATGATATCGCCGAGAATTAATATCCTTGCTTTTCCGATATTACCGGTTATTTTATCAATTCGGTCAATCTTAATTGGCATAATTGAGCGCCTGCTCTACAATTTTAATGATTGACTCAATATATATAAAGTTCAGGCAATTGACAAGAAAAGGAAATGCGAGGTTGATAAAATGGAGATAAAACCGCAACAGGTAAATATTGAAATCGGCGAAAAAGAGGCCGAAGGGATTTATGCCAACCTGGTCCTGGTGGCGCATTCCGCAACCGAGATAATTATGGATTTCGCCCGAATTATGCCCGGCGCGCCCAAAACCCGGGTGCAGGCGCGTATAATCATGACCCCCACACACGCGAAACTTCTGCAGAAAACTCTCGATGAGAACCTGAAAAAATTCGAGAAGCAATTCGGCGAAATTAAGATACACGGCATTCCGGAAGTACATCCAAAAAACATCGGTTTCGGACCGGCCAGCAACAGCGAGGAGAAATAAGATGCCGCAAGGATATTTCGCTTTCGTCTTGCATACTCATCTCCCTTATGTGCTTGCCCATGGCCGTTGGCCGCACGGGATGGACTGGCTGTCCGAAGCGGCTGCGGAAACTTATCTGCCGCTAATTCGAATTATCAATGAACTGGTTCAGGAGGGATATAAACCGAAACTGACGATAGATATTTCACCGGTGCTGACCGAGCAGTTAGCCGATGATTCCTTCAAGACCGAGTTTGAGACTTATCTGGTTCAGAAAATCGACGCCGCCGGAAAAGATGCCGCGGAATTCTTCAAATATTCCCAGCCGAATATGCTGGAGAACGCCCATTTCTGGGAAAAATTCTATAAAGACACCCTGGAACAGTTCAATTCCATCAATCGCGATATTATCGGTCAGCTGAGACGATTGCAGGAGCGGGGATTTTTGGAGATAATGACCTGCGGCGCGACCCATGGCTATTTCCCTCTTCTCTCGCGCGATGAAACCGTGCAGGCGCAGGTGAAACTGGCGGTGAAGAACTATGAAAAGCATTTCGGGCGAAGACCGCGCGGGATATGGCTGCCCGAGTGCGCCTATCGTCCCCGCTACAAATGGGCGCCGCCGGTGCCGATTGACGGCTCCCAGGAGGCATACCAGCGAAAAGGTGTGGATGAATTCCTCTCCGAGAACGGGATTGATTTCTTCATTGTCGATTCAGCGTTGCTGAAAGGGGGAAAATCGATTGGTGTCTACCTTGACCGGTTCGAGGCGTTAAAACGTCTCTGGGGACAATTCGAAGCCCAATATCGCCCGCGCGAAGAGCAGAAAGATAAAACCCCCCGCGAGGTCTATCTGGTCAGCTCCTCACCCGAAGGAAAAAAGCCGACTTCGATTTTCACCCGCGACCCGGAGACAGGGCTTCTGGTCTGGTCCGGCGAACATGGATATCCCGGCGATGGAAATTATCTCGATTTCCATAAGAAACGTTTTCCGGGAGGGCATCGTTACTGGGCGGTAACCTCATCGAAGTCCGACTTAGCCGACAAGGTGGAGTATTTTCGCAAGACTGCCCTGGCCCGCATTGGGGAGAATTCGGAACATTTTGTCGGAAAGATTCATGATATCGTTACCGGATATTACGAACAGTCGCATCGGGCGGGGATTTTGACAGCGCCATATGATGCCGAACTTTTCGGGCACTGGTGGTTCGAAGGTCCGCTGTTTTTGAAGGAAGTGCTTCGGAAAATCTGCCTTGACCCCGAAGTAGATTTGACCTTTCTGGCGGAACATCTCGATAGAGTGCAGCCGACCGAAGTAATTTCAATACCGGAGGGAAGCTGGGGCGAAGGGGGGAACCATTATATCTGGCTCAACGCTGAGAATGAATGGACCTGGAAACATATCTATGAGGCGGAGAAAAAACTCTGCGCCCTGGCGCGCCATTATGAGGCAAATAAAAGCACGATTTCGGATGAATTGACCGAACTTATCAAGCAGCTGGCGCGGGAGTTGATGCTGATGGCCGCTTCCGACTGGCAGTTCCTGATTTCAACCTGGTCAGCCCGCGATTATGCCGAACTGCGGTTGTCGGAACATTGGTCGATATTCAAGCGCCTCGCAGAGATGGCCGACAGGATGATTGCCGGGGAGAGTCCGTCCCTCGGCGATTGGGAGTTCTACTCCGACTGCAAGAAACGGGACGCCCTCTTTCCGGAAATCGAACTGGAGTGGTTCGCGCGGGTAGAATACCCGGCTTAAGAGAAAAAGCGGTATCTGTCGGAGACTAAGGCAGTACTATAATATCAGAGCGGTTCGGGCCGCCCGAGGATACTCTCCCTGTCAGATAAGGGGCATTAATTTTTATATTGCCAAAATATATTTATGATGCCGATTTTACTGCCGTGAAACTGCTTAAGTCAAAAGAAAAAAGCAAATGCCCTTATTGTATGGAAGAGATTGCGCCGGGGGCGATAGTCTGCAAGCACTGCCATACCATTCTAAAAAAGCCGGAGAAGAAAAAGTCGCGACCCTGGTGGGTTGGAAATTATATGCTCGGCATTTACACCGGCATCGCTTTCATGGGGCTAATGATCTATCTTTATCAGCGGATATTCGGCTGAGACCGGCCATTTATTCCTTTGACGGATTCGCCCTCTCTACTTATTTTATATCAACAAATCGCCTGAGGCTTTATGGACAAACCGCCTAAAATCAGGGACGATCTGGTTATCCGGGAAGTGACCGCTAAAGACGGCTCCAAGAACTTTGTAATCAAAGACCCGATAACCGGTCTCTTCTTTCAGGTGCGGGAGCCGGAATACTTCATAATTACAAGTTTTGATGGCGCCAAGGGGTCTGCTGATATCGCGGTCGAATTCACCAAGCGGTTCAATCTGGAAATTGATGCCGCTTCTATTGAGGGCTTTGCGGCGCACCTGCAAAAGCTCTGCTTTCTTGACAATGACCTGACCCGGCTGGAACTGCTGCGACGGCAGCGGGAAGCGACCAGAGAACCAAAACAATCCCTTCTCGGCAGACTGCTGTTTATAAAACTGAAAGCCATCGACCCGGGCCGCCTGTTTGACCGGCTGATAAATCGTGTGCGGCTATTCTTCACGCCGCAATTTGTCGCTCTGGCGGCTTTTCTGATTCTCCTGGCTGTACTCGTATCATTGAATAACAGCCGCGATATACTCCGGGGAATGGGGGAGATTCTCTCGGTTCAGGGGATAATCATCTTATATCTTTCAATGCTCATGGTGGCGGTATTGCATGAATTCGCGCACGGGCTGACCTGCAAATTTTACGGCGGCGAGGTGCGCGATATCGGCTTCCTACTGCTTTATTTTCAGCCCGCCTTCTACTGCAATGTCAGCGACGCCTGGCTCTTTACCGAAAAGAGAAAACGTCTCTGGGTCTCCTTCTCGGGCGGGTTCTTTCAAATTTTCATCTGGTCGCTGTCGGTGCTGGTCTGGAGAGTTACCGCGACCGATACGGCGATAAATCTGGTGGCGCTGGCTGTGATGGCTTTCTCGGGAGTTGCCACCCTGTTTAATTTCAATCCTCTTCTTAAATATGACGGCTATTATATCCTCAGCGATTATCTGGAGATTCCCAATCTTCGCCAGAAAGCCGGAAGATACTGGAAAGGGCTGCTTAGACGGCTCCTGCTGGGACAATGGCGTGATGACTCCGGGTACAGCCGCCGCGAGAAAAGAATCTATTTTTATTATGGAATTTTATCTTTTATTTATGTAGTCTTTATTCTGGGATACTTCTTTATGATGCTGGCGCAGTTCCTGGTATCCCGATTGGGCGGCACCGGCTTCTTGATATTTGCCGCCATTATGGTCTTTCTATTCAGGAATCTGATTATGGACGCAGTCAAAGAGACAGGTCGAGCCATAAAAGCGGAAGGAAGTCTTCTCCGTCGCTGGCCCGGGCGGATAACAGCGGCGATTATTCTGGTCGGTTTGATATTTCTGGTCGCGTTCGTGAAAGTCGAACTGCGGGTGAAAGGGGAACTGGAAATCGGCCCGCGCCAGATTTTAACGCTGAAATACAACAGCGCCGGATATGCGGAACTTTTGCAGTACGACAAATCGAGCCGTTCCACCGGACAGAAGCGGGAAGTGAGCACCTTTTCGAGCGACTATACTACCACTCGATTGCTGCCGCTGGTCAGCATCGGCGACAGCATCGTGGCGGGACAGGTAATCGCCCGCCTGATTAATACCGAGACTTCGCACCTGATAAATGAATATACGGCGCGTCTGCGTGAGGCGGAGGAGCAACTGGCGATTCTTCAGCAGGGAGCGCGACCACAGGAAATAGAAGAGGCGCGCAATACCGTCCGGGAAATGCAGGCAAAATTGGACCAGGCGAGTTTGAATCTGACCCGGATTAATGAAATGTATGCGAAAAATCTCGTAGCGAAACAGGCCTGGGAGGATGCCCGGGCTGATTCCCTGGTCTGGGACGCGC is a genomic window containing:
- a CDS encoding efflux RND transporter periplasmic adaptor subunit, whose protein sequence is MDKPPKIRDDLVIREVTAKDGSKNFVIKDPITGLFFQVREPEYFIITSFDGAKGSADIAVEFTKRFNLEIDAASIEGFAAHLQKLCFLDNDLTRLELLRRQREATREPKQSLLGRLLFIKLKAIDPGRLFDRLINRVRLFFTPQFVALAAFLILLAVLVSLNNSRDILRGMGEILSVQGIIILYLSMLMVAVLHEFAHGLTCKFYGGEVRDIGFLLLYFQPAFYCNVSDAWLFTEKRKRLWVSFSGGFFQIFIWSLSVLVWRVTATDTAINLVALAVMAFSGVATLFNFNPLLKYDGYYILSDYLEIPNLRQKAGRYWKGLLRRLLLGQWRDDSGYSRREKRIYFYYGILSFIYVVFILGYFFMMLAQFLVSRLGGTGFLIFAAIMVFLFRNLIMDAVKETGRAIKAEGSLLRRWPGRITAAIILVGLIFLVAFVKVELRVKGELEIGPRQILTLKYNSAGYAELLQYDKSSRSTGQKREVSTFSSDYTTTRLLPLVSIGDSIVAGQVIARLINTETSHLINEYTARLREAEEQLAILQQGARPQEIEEARNTVREMQAKLDQASLNLTRINEMYAKNLVAKQAWEDARADSLVWDARLKGAQNRLYLLKAGTRPEEIKAKEAEIDRLKSQIDFHSRQQDAYEIKATISGMVLHLDTGETVCEIANLDTVEAMITLSEKELADIGLGQKVKFKVRGYPELSFYGDVYRIDNKIVENVNGERVFQTACLVPNDAHLLRPGMTGVANVYCGKRKVGHHIYRKFFRTIRTEFWDWFDWL